In Comamonadaceae bacterium OS-1, a single window of DNA contains:
- the rplP gene encoding 50S ribosomal protein L16: MLQPARRKYRKEQKGRNTGIATRGSSVAFGDFGLKCTDRGRLTARQIEAARRAISRHVKRGGRIWIRVFPDKPISQKPAEVRMGNGKGNPEYYVAEIQPGKIVFEIVGVPEELAREAFRLAAAKLPLRTTFVARMIGQ, encoded by the coding sequence ATGTTGCAACCCGCGCGTCGCAAGTACCGCAAAGAGCAAAAGGGCCGTAACACCGGCATCGCAACCCGGGGTAGCTCGGTTGCGTTCGGTGATTTCGGTCTGAAGTGCACGGACCGTGGCCGTCTGACGGCCCGCCAGATTGAAGCCGCACGCCGTGCGATTTCCCGCCACGTCAAACGTGGTGGTCGTATCTGGATCCGTGTGTTCCCCGACAAGCCAATCTCCCAAAAGCCTGCTGAAGTGCGGATGGGTAACGGCAAGGGTAACCCCGAGTATTACGTGGCTGAAATCCAGCCCGGCAAGATCGTGTTTGAAATCGTCGGTGTTCCCGAAGAGCTGGCCCGTGAAGCGTTCCGTTTGGCAGCTGCCAAACTGCCTTTGCGTACCACCTTCGTGGCCCGCATGATTGGTCAGTGA
- the rpmC gene encoding 50S ribosomal protein L29 yields the protein MTKATELRTKDVAGLQTEVKALQRAHFGLRMQKATQQLNNTATLRTARRDIARAKTILVEKQSADKSAK from the coding sequence ATGACGAAAGCTACTGAATTACGTACCAAAGACGTTGCCGGCCTGCAAACCGAAGTGAAAGCGCTGCAACGCGCCCATTTCGGTCTGCGTATGCAAAAAGCCACGCAACAACTCAACAACACAGCTACGCTGCGCACTGCGCGCCGTGACATTGCCCGCGCCAAGACCATTCTTGTCGAGAAGCAATCGGCTGACAAATCTGCTAAGTAA
- the rpsQ gene encoding 30S ribosomal protein S17, with protein sequence MTEAKTSLKRTLVGKVVSDKRTKTVTVLIERRVKHELYGKIVGKSSKYHAHDEKGEYKLGDTIEITESRPISKTKNWVATRLVQKAIAV encoded by the coding sequence ATGACGGAAGCTAAAACATCCCTCAAGCGCACCTTGGTTGGCAAGGTGGTCAGCGACAAGCGTACCAAGACTGTGACCGTGCTGATCGAGCGCCGTGTGAAGCACGAGCTCTACGGCAAGATCGTTGGCAAGTCGAGCAAGTACCACGCCCATGACGAAAAGGGCGAGTACAAGCTGGGCGACACCATCGAGATTACCGAAAGCCGTCCGATCTCTAAAACCAAGAACTGGGTTGCGACCCGTCTGGTGCAAAAGGCTATTGCGGTTTAA
- a CDS encoding peroxiredoxin yields the protein MIKVGDTLPSTTLMEFIEVEGEGCSIGPNPVDVSKATAGKTIALFALPGAFTPTCSAQHVPGYLQHFEAFKAAGVDEIWCISVNDAFVMGAWGRDQKTAGKVRMLGDGSAAFTTAAGLVLDLTAKGLGIRSHRYSMLVKNGVVQTLNLEDGGKLEVSGAETLLAQAKAA from the coding sequence ATGATCAAAGTCGGCGACACCCTGCCATCCACCACTCTGATGGAATTCATTGAAGTCGAAGGCGAAGGCTGCAGCATTGGCCCCAACCCGGTCGATGTCAGCAAGGCCACCGCAGGCAAGACGATTGCCCTGTTCGCCCTGCCAGGCGCATTTACGCCCACCTGCTCGGCCCAGCACGTGCCCGGCTACCTGCAGCACTTTGAAGCCTTCAAGGCCGCGGGCGTGGACGAAATCTGGTGTATCAGCGTGAACGATGCCTTCGTCATGGGTGCCTGGGGCCGCGACCAAAAGACCGCTGGCAAGGTGCGCATGCTGGGCGACGGCAGCGCCGCCTTCACCACCGCTGCTGGCCTGGTGCTGGACCTGACGGCCAAGGGCCTGGGCATCCGCAGCCACCGCTATTCCATGCTGGTGAAAAACGGCGTGGTGCAGACCCTGAACCTGGAAGACGGCGGCAAGCTCGAAGTCAGCGGCGCAGAAACCCTGCTGGCCCAGGCCAAGGCTGCTTAA
- the gcvA_8 gene encoding glycine cleavage system transcriptional activator has protein sequence MSVTRIPPIQCLLTFEALARLRSVTQAAEELCVTPSAVSHRVKQLEQILGTKLFGRADFSLTTEGSEYLAHVREGLAILERFPSAQSAPGKRKLRLAVTPTFARAILIPRLRQFTEAYPEIDLTLQVSIPLLDVVAEDADLMVRFGTGRYADVEHVCLTRDEVTPLASPAFVREHGPFESVADLEGARLLRSPLEPWRTWFAAHQQDWPEPVEGSQFNDIGLMCDAAAAGMGIGLVRLRLGAAWLENGSLVRLFTRNVPSPHAHYLCWHTGAMDRWECAAFADWLKKAML, from the coding sequence ATGAGCGTTACACGTATACCCCCGATCCAGTGCCTGTTGACCTTCGAGGCGCTGGCCCGGTTGCGCAGCGTGACGCAGGCGGCCGAGGAGCTGTGCGTCACGCCCAGCGCCGTCAGCCACCGGGTCAAGCAGCTGGAGCAGATCCTGGGCACCAAGCTGTTTGGCCGGGCCGACTTTTCCCTCACCACCGAGGGCAGCGAGTACCTGGCCCATGTGCGCGAAGGGCTGGCGATCCTGGAGCGCTTTCCCAGCGCCCAGTCGGCCCCCGGCAAGCGCAAGCTGCGCCTGGCCGTGACCCCTACCTTCGCCCGCGCCATCCTGATCCCGCGCCTGCGCCAGTTCACCGAGGCCTACCCCGAGATCGACCTGACGCTGCAGGTGTCGATTCCGCTACTCGACGTGGTGGCCGAAGATGCCGACCTGATGGTGCGCTTTGGCACCGGCCGCTATGCCGATGTAGAGCATGTCTGCCTGACCCGCGACGAGGTCACCCCCCTGGCCTCGCCTGCCTTTGTGCGCGAGCACGGCCCGTTTGAGAGCGTGGCCGACCTGGAGGGTGCCCGCCTGCTGCGCAGCCCGCTGGAACCCTGGCGCACCTGGTTTGCCGCCCACCAGCAAGACTGGCCAGAACCAGTGGAAGGTTCGCAATTCAACGATATTGGATTGATGTGCGATGCCGCTGCCGCCGGCATGGGCATCGGCCTGGTGCGCCTGCGCCTGGGGGCCGCGTGGCTGGAAAACGGCTCGCTGGTGCGCCTGTTCACCCGCAACGTGCCCAGCCCGCATGCGCACTACCTGTGCTGGCACACCGGCGCGATGGACCGCTGGGAATGCGCGGCGTTTGCCGACTGGCTGAAAAAGGCGATGCTCTGA
- the psd gene encoding phosphatidylserine decarboxylase proenzyme produces MAPFWPRGLCVSDRFKVWLQYLLPKHAITAFGWHVATARGGRITTGIIRWFVGKYGVNMAEAANPDITSYASFNDFFTRALKPGARPLAAADLVCPVDGAISQFGRIERDQIFQAKGHTFSTTALVGGDAALGALFENGHFANIYLSPKDYHRIHMPCDGRLTRMVYVPGDLFSVNPVTAQGVPGLFARNERVVCVFDSARGPFVLVLVGAAIVGSMATVWQGIINPPRGPVREWRYSGQQVVLKQGDEMGRFLLGSTVVMLFPKGPLTFNPAWAPAGSVRLGEVMANAI; encoded by the coding sequence ATGGCCCCCTTTTGGCCTAGGGGATTGTGCGTGTCTGACCGTTTCAAAGTGTGGCTGCAGTACCTGCTGCCCAAACACGCCATCACCGCTTTTGGCTGGCACGTCGCCACGGCGCGCGGGGGCCGCATCACCACCGGCATCATCCGCTGGTTCGTGGGCAAGTACGGGGTGAACATGGCCGAGGCCGCCAATCCGGACATCACCAGCTACGCCAGCTTCAACGACTTTTTCACCCGGGCCCTGAAGCCCGGTGCGCGTCCGCTGGCAGCCGCCGATCTGGTGTGCCCGGTGGACGGCGCGATCAGCCAGTTTGGCCGTATCGAGCGCGACCAGATCTTCCAGGCCAAGGGCCATACCTTTTCGACCACCGCGCTGGTGGGCGGCGACGCGGCGCTGGGCGCGCTGTTCGAGAACGGCCACTTTGCCAACATCTACCTCAGCCCCAAGGACTACCACCGCATCCACATGCCCTGCGACGGGCGGCTGACGCGCATGGTCTATGTGCCGGGCGATCTGTTCTCGGTTAATCCGGTCACCGCGCAGGGCGTGCCGGGCCTGTTTGCACGCAACGAGCGGGTGGTGTGTGTGTTTGACTCGGCACGCGGACCCTTCGTGCTGGTGCTGGTGGGTGCCGCCATCGTCGGCAGCATGGCCACCGTCTGGCAAGGCATCATCAACCCGCCGCGCGGCCCGGTACGCGAATGGCGCTACTCCGGCCAGCAGGTGGTGTTGAAGCAGGGCGATGAGATGGGCCGCTTCCTGCTGGGCTCTACCGTGGTGATGCTGTTCCCCAAAGGGCCGCTCACTTTCAACCCCGCCTGGGCACCCGCGGGCAGCGTGCGCCTGGGCGAGGTGATGGCCAACGCTATTTGA
- the purU_2 gene encoding formyltetrahydrofolate deformylase, translating to MTHAHILTLSCPDRPGIVHAVSGFLLERGCNIEEAGQYNDPDTGLFFMRVQFASADHSTAELRSQLTPFAEGFAMRWSLHDTAEPVRTVLMVSKEGHCLNDLLFRWKSGLLPLDIRAIVSNHRDFYQLAASYNVPFHHIPVTAATKAQAEGRIYEVIEGEGAELVVLARYMQILSDDLCRKLAGRAINIHHSFLPSFKGAKPYYQAHDRGVKLIGATAHYVTADLDEGPIIEQDVARVDHSRTVEHFTAQGRDTESQVLARAVKWHSEHRVLLNGHKTVIFK from the coding sequence ATGACACACGCCCACATCCTTACCCTGTCCTGCCCCGACCGTCCGGGCATCGTGCATGCCGTGTCCGGCTTTTTGCTGGAGCGCGGCTGCAACATCGAAGAAGCCGGCCAGTACAACGACCCCGACACGGGTTTGTTCTTCATGCGCGTGCAGTTCGCCAGCGCGGACCACAGCACGGCGGAACTACGCAGCCAGCTGACCCCGTTCGCCGAAGGCTTTGCCATGCGCTGGAGCTTGCACGACACGGCCGAGCCGGTGCGCACCGTGCTGATGGTCAGCAAGGAAGGCCACTGCCTGAACGACCTGCTGTTCCGCTGGAAAAGCGGCCTGCTGCCGCTGGACATCCGCGCCATCGTCAGCAACCACCGCGACTTCTACCAGCTGGCGGCCAGCTACAACGTGCCCTTCCACCACATCCCTGTGACGGCCGCCACCAAGGCCCAGGCCGAGGGCCGCATCTATGAGGTGATCGAGGGCGAAGGGGCCGAGCTGGTGGTGTTGGCGCGCTACATGCAGATCTTGAGCGACGACCTGTGCCGCAAGCTGGCCGGGCGGGCCATCAACATCCACCACAGCTTTCTGCCCAGCTTCAAGGGCGCCAAGCCCTACTACCAAGCCCACGACCGGGGCGTGAAGCTGATCGGGGCCACCGCCCACTACGTGACGGCCGACCTGGACGAAGGCCCGATCATCGAGCAGGACGTGGCCCGCGTGGACCACAGCCGCACGGTGGAGCACTTCACCGCCCAGGGCCGCGACACCGAAAGCCAGGTGCTGGCCCGCGCCGTCAAGTGGCACAGCGAGCACCGCGTGCTGCTCAACGGCCACAAGACCGTTATTTTCAAATAG
- the lplT_2 gene encoding lysophospholipid transporter LplT produces the protein MQAQHPDTSVHPNQFALLKQRRFAPFFWTQFSGAANDNLFKFSFTVMVTYQLSVSWLPPALAGLVIGALFILPFLLFSATSGQLTDKYPKTSMIRAVKNLEIAIMLLAGYGFFTRNVDVQVPVLLACVFLMGLHSTLFGPVKFAYLPQVLNDAELTGGNGMVEMGTFVAILLGDIVGGLLVAIPEVGHTAVAIGCVGLALAGRWVAQAIPQLPATDPGLKINWNPFTETWRNLKLAHGNPVVFRSLLGISWMWFFGAVFLSQFPSFAKEVLHGDEQVATLLLVVFSIGIGTGSLLCEVLSRRHVEIGLVPLGAIGMSVFAIDLYFAARGLPPSEVMGLAAFTATAAHWRVMADLALLSLFAGLYSVPMYALIQLRSQPTHRARIIAANNILNALFMIASSVIAGALLTSGFTIPQIFLFTGIANAVVAFYIFMLVPEYLLRFVAWMLSHCVYRFKVTGDEHIPIAGPAILACNHVSFVDAVLLMAASPRPIVFLMDHRIFQVPVLGWLFRLAKAIPIAPRAEDPAAYEAAFAAAAKVLQDGDLLGIFPEGGITKDGTLQEFKGGIMKILETAPVPVIPMALTNLWGSYFSRAEGGTAMAKPFRRGVLNRVGLNVGAAMAADAVQPEALRVRVAGLLTRHP, from the coding sequence ATGCAAGCCCAACACCCTGATACCTCTGTCCACCCCAACCAGTTCGCCCTGCTCAAGCAGCGCCGGTTTGCGCCGTTTTTCTGGACACAGTTTTCGGGCGCGGCGAATGACAACCTGTTCAAGTTCTCGTTCACCGTGATGGTGACCTACCAGCTCAGCGTGAGTTGGTTGCCGCCTGCGCTGGCGGGGCTGGTGATCGGGGCGCTGTTCATCCTGCCGTTTCTGCTGTTTTCGGCCACCAGTGGGCAGCTGACCGACAAGTACCCCAAGACCTCGATGATCCGCGCGGTGAAGAACCTGGAGATCGCCATCATGCTGCTGGCGGGCTACGGCTTTTTCACCCGCAACGTGGACGTGCAGGTGCCGGTGCTGCTGGCTTGCGTGTTTTTGATGGGCTTGCATTCCACGCTGTTTGGCCCGGTCAAGTTTGCCTATCTGCCACAGGTGTTGAACGATGCCGAGCTGACCGGTGGCAACGGCATGGTGGAGATGGGCACTTTTGTGGCCATCTTGCTGGGCGATATCGTCGGCGGGCTGCTGGTGGCGATCCCTGAAGTGGGCCACACCGCCGTGGCCATTGGCTGCGTTGGCCTGGCCTTGGCAGGCCGCTGGGTGGCCCAGGCGATTCCGCAGCTGCCCGCTACCGACCCCGGTTTAAAGATCAATTGGAACCCTTTTACCGAGACTTGGCGCAATTTGAAGCTGGCGCATGGCAATCCCGTGGTGTTCCGCTCGCTGCTGGGTATCAGCTGGATGTGGTTTTTTGGTGCGGTGTTTTTGAGCCAGTTCCCCAGCTTTGCCAAAGAGGTGCTGCACGGCGACGAACAGGTAGCCACGCTGCTGCTGGTGGTGTTCTCCATCGGCATCGGCACCGGTTCGCTGCTGTGCGAGGTGCTGAGCCGCCGCCATGTGGAGATCGGCCTGGTGCCGCTGGGGGCCATCGGCATGAGCGTGTTTGCCATTGATTTGTACTTTGCAGCGCGCGGCCTTCCACCCAGCGAAGTGATGGGCCTGGCGGCCTTTACCGCCACGGCCGCCCACTGGCGGGTGATGGCCGATCTGGCGCTGCTCAGCCTGTTTGCCGGGCTGTACAGCGTGCCCATGTATGCGCTGATCCAGCTGCGCAGCCAGCCCACGCACCGCGCCCGCATCATCGCAGCCAACAACATCCTGAACGCGCTGTTTATGATCGCCAGCTCGGTGATTGCCGGGGCGCTGCTGACCAGCGGCTTCACCATTCCGCAGATCTTTTTGTTCACCGGTATCGCCAACGCGGTGGTGGCTTTCTATATCTTCATGCTGGTGCCCGAGTACCTGCTGCGTTTTGTGGCCTGGATGCTGTCGCACTGCGTGTACCGCTTCAAGGTCACGGGCGACGAGCACATCCCCATTGCGGGCCCGGCCATCCTGGCCTGCAACCACGTCAGCTTTGTCGATGCCGTGCTGCTGATGGCCGCCAGCCCGCGCCCCATCGTGTTTCTGATGGACCACCGCATCTTCCAGGTGCCGGTGCTGGGCTGGCTGTTCCGCCTGGCCAAGGCCATCCCTATCGCGCCCCGCGCCGAGGACCCCGCCGCCTACGAAGCCGCGTTTGCCGCCGCCGCCAAGGTGCTGCAAGACGGCGATTTGCTGGGCATCTTCCCCGAAGGCGGCATCACCAAGGACGGCACGCTGCAGGAGTTCAAGGGCGGCATCATGAAGATCCTGGAAACCGCGCCGGTACCGGTTATCCCCATGGCGTTGACGAATCTGTGGGGTTCGTACTTCAGCCGGGCCGAGGGCGGCACGGCCATGGCCAAGCCGTTTCGCCGCGGGGTGTTGAACCGGGTGGGCCTGAATGTGGGGGCGGCAATGGCGGCGGATGCGGTGCAGCCGGAGGCGCTGCGGGTGCGGGTGGCGGGTTTGTTAACCCGCCATCCGTAG